From Myxococcota bacterium, a single genomic window includes:
- a CDS encoding NUDIX hydrolase, whose product MDAPEPKPSGTVVVLRDAPHLEVLLLQRCPRDGKEGAWVFPGGKLERIDRVPGASDSDRARRAAVREAQEEAGLLLESDALVEIARWITPPVSPKRFDTWFFATAIEPDTEIQVDGDEMCGHGWQRPSDALAAHHAGERRLAPPTFVTVTWLDAFQQASQALETLPDRKPLPFRPRIQRIEEGACILYPGDAGYESDDHDAPGARHRLWTLKSGWRYERDD is encoded by the coding sequence ATGGACGCTCCCGAACCGAAACCCTCGGGCACGGTGGTCGTGTTGCGCGACGCGCCGCACCTCGAAGTGCTCCTCTTACAACGCTGCCCGCGCGACGGAAAAGAAGGCGCCTGGGTCTTCCCGGGCGGCAAGCTCGAGCGCATCGACCGGGTTCCCGGTGCGAGCGACAGCGACCGGGCGCGACGCGCCGCCGTGCGCGAAGCCCAGGAAGAAGCGGGGCTCCTACTCGAGTCCGACGCGCTCGTCGAGATCGCGCGTTGGATCACGCCGCCGGTCTCCCCGAAGCGCTTCGACACCTGGTTCTTCGCCACCGCGATCGAGCCGGACACCGAGATCCAGGTCGACGGCGACGAGATGTGCGGCCACGGCTGGCAGCGACCTTCTGACGCCCTGGCCGCCCACCACGCCGGGGAGCGGCGCCTCGCGCCGCCCACCTTCGTGACCGTCACCTGGCTCGACGCGTTCCAGCAGGCGTCGCAGGCCCTGGAAACCCTTCCCGATCGCAAACCCCTGCCCTTCCGACCGCGCATCCAGCGCATCGAGGAAGGCGCTTGCATCCTCTACCCCGGTGACGCGGGCTACGAGAGCGATGACCACGACGCCCCGGGCGCGCGCCACCGACTCTGGACGCTG
- a CDS encoding fumarate hydratase, which produces MPDFDYQPLIEHGHDETSYRRLDALSDLVKTQRVGDRTLLEVPAEVLRGLAAAALDDISHLLRPAHLAQLRKILDDPEASDNDRFVALELLTNANIASGRELPGCQDTGTAIVVGYKGEQVFTGTDDAEALSHGIFDTYQTRNLRYSQMAPLDLYTEKNTGTNLPAQVEVYATPGSDYELLFIAKGGGSANKTFLYQETKALLNPDSLMSFLEEKIRSIGTSACPPYHLAIAIGGTSAEYTLKSVKLASCKALDDLPTTGNEGGRAFRDVVLEEQVQKLCNEIGIGAQFGGKYFAHDVRVVRLPRHGASCPVGIGVSCSADRQAKAKITAEGVFLEQLETNPAKYLPDITPEELGGEVVKIDLRRPMADILAELSQHPVATRLSLTGPMIVARDIAHAKLKERLDAGEDLPQYFQDHMVYYAGPAKTPEGRASGSFGPTTAGRMDSYVDLFQSKGGSMVMLAKGNRSKQVSDACGRHGGFYLGSIGGPAARLADHSIRKVEVQEYEELGMEAIWRIEVEDFPAFIVTDDKGNDFYAGLMEKRPSPTLQIQS; this is translated from the coding sequence ATGCCGGATTTCGACTATCAGCCGCTCATCGAGCATGGACACGACGAGACCAGCTATCGACGTCTCGACGCCCTCTCCGACCTGGTGAAGACCCAGCGGGTCGGGGACCGCACGCTCCTCGAGGTCCCGGCCGAGGTCTTGCGAGGTCTGGCGGCGGCAGCGCTGGACGACATCTCCCACCTGCTGCGCCCGGCCCACCTGGCCCAGCTGCGCAAGATCCTCGACGACCCGGAAGCGAGCGACAACGACCGCTTCGTCGCGCTCGAGCTCTTGACCAACGCGAACATCGCCTCCGGTCGCGAGCTGCCGGGGTGTCAGGACACGGGCACCGCGATCGTGGTCGGCTACAAGGGCGAGCAGGTCTTTACCGGCACCGACGACGCCGAGGCGCTCTCTCACGGCATCTTCGACACCTATCAGACGCGCAACCTGCGCTACTCGCAGATGGCGCCTCTCGATCTCTACACGGAGAAGAACACGGGCACGAACCTTCCGGCCCAGGTCGAGGTCTACGCCACGCCCGGCAGCGACTACGAACTGCTCTTCATCGCGAAGGGCGGTGGCTCGGCGAACAAGACCTTCCTCTATCAGGAGACGAAGGCGCTCCTGAACCCCGACTCGCTGATGAGCTTCCTCGAGGAGAAGATCCGCTCGATCGGCACGTCGGCGTGTCCGCCCTATCACCTGGCCATCGCCATCGGCGGCACCTCAGCCGAGTACACGCTGAAGAGCGTGAAGCTCGCGAGCTGCAAGGCGCTGGACGACCTGCCGACCACCGGCAACGAAGGCGGTCGCGCCTTCCGCGACGTCGTCCTCGAAGAGCAGGTCCAGAAGCTCTGCAACGAGATCGGCATCGGCGCCCAGTTCGGCGGGAAGTATTTCGCCCACGACGTGCGCGTCGTGCGGCTCCCGCGTCACGGCGCGTCGTGCCCGGTGGGGATCGGCGTTTCGTGTTCCGCCGACCGTCAGGCGAAGGCGAAGATCACGGCCGAGGGCGTCTTCCTCGAACAGCTCGAAACGAATCCGGCGAAGTACCTGCCCGACATTACCCCCGAGGAGCTGGGCGGCGAGGTCGTGAAGATCGACCTGCGACGCCCGATGGCCGACATCCTGGCCGAGCTGTCCCAGCACCCGGTCGCCACGCGTCTCTCGCTCACCGGTCCGATGATCGTGGCACGCGACATCGCCCACGCGAAGCTCAAGGAACGGCTGGACGCGGGCGAGGACCTACCCCAGTACTTCCAGGACCACATGGTCTACTACGCGGGCCCGGCGAAGACGCCCGAGGGCCGCGCGTCGGGTTCCTTCGGTCCGACCACGGCCGGCCGCATGGATTCCTACGTCGATCTCTTCCAGAGCAAGGGCGGCAGCATGGTGATGCTGGCGAAGGGGAACCGCTCGAAGCAGGTGAGCGACGCGTGTGGTCGCCACGGCGGCTTCTATCTGGGGTCGATCGGCGGCCCGGCGGCACGTCTGGCCGACCACAGCATCCGCAAGGTCGAAGTGCAGGAGTACGAAGAGCTCGGGATGGAGGCGATCTGGCGCATCGAGGTCGAGGACTTCCCGGCGTTCATCGTCACCGACGACAAGGGCAACGACTTCTACGCCGGGCTGATGGAGAAGCGTCCGAGCCCGACCCTGCAGATCCAGAGCTGA
- a CDS encoding cytochrome P450 has product MSESASRLAAAYDLLSPAFHADPHPVYDAMRREAPIYEMPFGGAMAVFFTRFEDVDALISDERLQMSMTSWEGFVAASPDDPRAKLMTISQDAMPAKDGAEHTRLRRLVNQGFTPRAMRAFDANLVALVDAWIGRVAERERFDLHGDLAQRVPIIAISRLLGVPEADEARFVAWADALVQAADPFASDATAQAGSDAIHELEAYVAALVAERRGAPADDLLSSLVAAEDGSERLTLPEIQALCMALLVAGSETTSNLIDLGVKALIEFPDVRRQVEAAPERIADVVEEALRFDHPGKFLTRVAKEDFTLPGGFVLPKGALAMCGIGAAHRDPARFPDPARFDLDRDHRDTIVFGKGRHSCLGSRLARREGSLVLGKLLPWIAELRYDADAIEWRQSLIVRGMDRFPVERTA; this is encoded by the coding sequence TTGAGTGAATCGGCTTCGCGTCTCGCCGCCGCGTACGACCTGTTGTCGCCCGCGTTCCACGCGGACCCGCACCCGGTCTACGACGCCATGCGTCGGGAAGCCCCGATCTACGAGATGCCGTTCGGCGGCGCCATGGCCGTGTTCTTCACGCGCTTCGAGGACGTCGACGCGCTGATCTCGGATGAGCGCTTACAGATGTCGATGACCTCCTGGGAGGGCTTCGTGGCGGCGAGCCCGGACGATCCGCGGGCGAAGCTGATGACGATCTCCCAGGACGCCATGCCCGCGAAAGACGGTGCCGAGCACACGCGGCTGCGCCGGTTGGTGAACCAGGGCTTCACGCCCCGCGCGATGAGAGCCTTCGACGCGAACCTCGTCGCGCTCGTCGACGCGTGGATCGGTCGCGTGGCCGAGCGCGAGCGCTTCGACCTCCACGGCGACCTCGCCCAGCGCGTCCCGATCATCGCGATCTCGCGCCTGCTCGGTGTTCCCGAGGCCGACGAAGCACGCTTCGTGGCCTGGGCGGATGCCCTCGTGCAAGCGGCCGATCCGTTCGCCAGCGATGCCACGGCCCAGGCGGGCTCCGATGCCATCCACGAACTCGAAGCCTACGTGGCAGCGCTGGTAGCGGAGCGGCGCGGCGCGCCGGCGGACGACCTGTTGTCCTCGTTGGTCGCGGCCGAGGACGGCTCGGAAAGGCTCACGCTCCCCGAGATCCAGGCGCTCTGCATGGCGTTGCTCGTCGCCGGGTCCGAGACCACCTCGAACCTGATCGACCTCGGCGTGAAGGCGCTCATCGAGTTCCCGGACGTCCGGCGTCAGGTCGAGGCGGCGCCCGAGCGGATCGCCGACGTCGTGGAAGAGGCTCTGCGCTTCGATCACCCGGGCAAGTTCCTCACGCGGGTCGCGAAGGAAGACTTCACCCTGCCGGGCGGGTTCGTCTTGCCGAAGGGCGCGCTCGCGATGTGCGGGATCGGTGCGGCCCACCGGGACCCGGCGCGCTTCCCCGATCCGGCACGCTTCGACCTCGACCGCGATCACCGCGACACGATCGTGTTCGGCAAGGGACGTCACTCGTGCCTGGGCTCGCGCCTGGCGCGCCGCGAGGGGAGCCTGGTGCTGGGCAAGCTCCTTCCCTGGATCGCCGAGCTTCGCTACGACGCCGACGCCATCGAGTGGCGTCAGAGCCTGATCGTGCGCGGCATGGACCGCTTCCCGGTCGAGCGCACGGCCTAG